Part of the Flavobacterium sp. KS-LB2 genome is shown below.
TTCGTTCATGATTTTCTCACGATATTTTTTCCCGGTTAACAATACTAGTTTCAATTTGTAATCGTCAACAAGCCACTCGCGGTAATTTTTACTGCATTGACTCAAACATTTTGAATAGCGCTTGATGCGACAATCGATGTCATCCTCTAGCAATTTCCCCAATGCTTTGGCTTCTTGTAAGGTGTCAGAATTATCAACGCACATAGCAGCGTGTTGTTCCAGCGATTTATCCAGAACTTCCTTAGAGCGTAAATTTTGTTTGATGATGAGTTTGTGTTCTTCATCGACATCAAAGGTTACGACTTCGGTTTTGCTGAATTTGGCACGTAAATCCGGTGGCATGCTGTATTTGAAATACAATTCAATCTCCGTATCATCACGTAAATTCTCTAAGTAAAACTCTGGGGATTTAAAGATGTGTTGCCAGTTTACCGGCTCGCTCCACAAGCCAAATCGGGCTGCATTGTTTCCTAAATCGATCACATTAAAAGTGTCTTTTCCTGGTAATTTTCTGGAACCACGACCAATCATTTGGTAATACAACGTTAATGATTTTGTGGCTCTATTTAAAATTATGGTTTCTACAGTAGGCTCATCAAAACCGGTTGTCAAAATTCCAACCGATGTTAGAATAGCGTCTGGCGTGTGCTTGAACCAATGTAAAATATCTTTTCGTTCCTCGTTATTGCTGGTGTTATCTAAGTGACGAATGGCATAACCGGCTTCTCTAAAAGTTTCATATACATACAAAGAGGTGTTGATACCATTGTTGAAAATCAAGGTTTTCTTGCCCAAAGATTTCTCCGTATAAGCATGCAATAATTTTTCCTGCATGGCCATATTCGTGTACAAATCATCTGATGATTTTACGGTATAATCTCCGTTGATACCTACTTTTAAGGAAGTCAATCCTACATCATAACTATATGTAACTGCATTTGCCAAAAATCCATTGGCAATCAAAGAGCTGATAGTATCTCCTACGATTAATTCATCGTAGCTTTCGTGCATAGGCAACTTGATATTTGAACTTAATGGCGTTGCGGTAACTCCTAATATAAAGGCGTTTTTGAAAGAGCTTAATAATTTTCTAAAAGAGTTGTAATGTGCCTCATCGATGATTACTAACCCTACATTATCTAAATGTAATTTTTCATCGTTGATTCGGTTTTTCAAGGTTTCTACCATGGCAACAAAACAAGAATAATCGTTTTGGTCCGGAAGTTCTTTTACTTTACTGTTGATGATTTTGTTTTTTACATCAAACCCCTTCAACATTTTTGAAGTTTGCTTACACAACTCAATTCGGTGTGTTAAAACAACTACTTTTTTATCATGCTGTGATAAATAACGGCGTACAATTTCTGAAAACACTACTGTTTTCCCACCACCGGTTGGCAATTGATATAACAGATGGTGTTGTGGAGGTGCATTATCTATGCGTTCAAATATGGCATCGATGTCGCCTTTTTGGTACGCATAAAGTTCTTTTTTGTCTTCGATTTCTATTTCTAAAGTGTTTTGGGACATTGCTTATTGTTGGATTTTTGCAAAAATACACCTAAAAAACAGTTTAATTGTCACTTTTAAGTAAAAAAATATGGGATGGATTAAATAAAATTGAATTATGTAACCGCTCAATATTCAAATCGCTCTATTATAGCATTAAACTCCGGTTCGTTGAACCACTTTTGCTCGATGGTTTCCGTATGAATTCCTATTATTCTTGTTTTGAAATCATTGAGGATTCCATTAGCAATCAAGAAAATAACAGCTTGCTCAAAAGAATTGAACATACTTTTGAAAAACAAATCTTGCTTAATAACATGTTCTGATGAGAACGTTTGTGCAATTTCAATATTGTAGAGCATCACATCCGCAATTATGAAGGGATCTACACCTAAAAGTATGAAATGCTTAATGTATTTTTGAGCAACAGAACGTCTCATTTTTGGTTTACTGCGTCTTCCTGATTTCTTTACAGGATAATATTCATTCGAGATTTTGAGTTTGCATTCCTGCAAAAGCGTTTCTTCCTTTGGATTAAAAACAAAATTATAATAGACTTTTACGGGACTGAATTTCTCGTACAATTCCATAATTTGCTCTTCGAGTTGCTCTTTATTTAGTTCGGCTAGGTATTTTTTTAAATCGCGTTTACTCATTATCAAAGTTTAAGAGTACAAAAGTAATTTACTTTGTGAATCCATGCATCGAAAATCAATGATAATACTTAATTTTGTCATTTATCACTAAAAAAAATAGTAAATGCTTAAAATTTTTAAGGTTACAGCACTAGTAGAAGGTATATCTGCCCTACTATTATTTTTCTTTGCTATGCCAATGAAATATATTTTTAACGATCCCATTTATGTAAAACATATTGGAATGGCTCACGGGGTATTATTTACTGCCTATATTATTATGGCAACAATTTTAAAGTTTAGTGAAAAGTGGGATTTCAAAAAGTATTTTATAATTTGTATCGCCTCAATTCCTCCTTTTGGAACTTTTTATATAGAAAAGAAATACTTGAGAAATGTATAAATTAATAGAAAAAATATTCAATTTTCTATATCCAATATTCAGAAAATGGGGATTAGGCAGCAGTTTTGCTTCGTACCTAAGTCTGCTTATAAACATTGTTGTGCTTTGCGTATTAGCGTATGCAATTTATGTTGTTTTTCGACTTGTTTTGGTCACTATTATGGCGGTAATAGCCCAAAAAACCAAAACCAAATTTGATGATTTACTCGTAACCAACAAAACGGCTAAATACATTGCGCATCTAATTCCGTTATTATTCATTTATAAATCGGTGCCCATAATTCTGGAACGATACGAATATTGGGAAGGTGTTTTTGGGAAGCTGGTTGGGATTTATATTGTCATGCTTGTTTTATGGATAATCCGTACTATTTTCAATGCTTTACGTGATTATTTAAAACTAAAACCCCGATACAGCGACAAACCCATTGATAGTTTCATTCAGGTTATTATGATTGTCCTTTGGGCAGTTGGTATTACGGTTATTATTTCTAAATTATTTGATATTGATCAAAAAGAGCTTTTAACCATTTTGGGAGCAGTTTCTGCAGTGATAATCTTGATTTTTAGAGATACTATTTTAGGTTTTGTATCGAGCGTTCAAGTATCCATTAATGATATGGTTCGAATTGGCGACTGGATTACGATGGATAAATTTGGTGCTGATGGAGATGTAATTGAAATCAATTTAGCAACTGT
Proteins encoded:
- a CDS encoding DEAD/DEAH box helicase; this encodes MSQNTLEIEIEDKKELYAYQKGDIDAIFERIDNAPPQHHLLYQLPTGGGKTVVFSEIVRRYLSQHDKKVVVLTHRIELCKQTSKMLKGFDVKNKIINSKVKELPDQNDYSCFVAMVETLKNRINDEKLHLDNVGLVIIDEAHYNSFRKLLSSFKNAFILGVTATPLSSNIKLPMHESYDELIVGDTISSLIANGFLANAVTYSYDVGLTSLKVGINGDYTVKSSDDLYTNMAMQEKLLHAYTEKSLGKKTLIFNNGINTSLYVYETFREAGYAIRHLDNTSNNEERKDILHWFKHTPDAILTSVGILTTGFDEPTVETIILNRATKSLTLYYQMIGRGSRKLPGKDTFNVIDLGNNAARFGLWSEPVNWQHIFKSPEFYLENLRDDTEIELYFKYSMPPDLRAKFSKTEVVTFDVDEEHKLIIKQNLRSKEVLDKSLEQHAAMCVDNSDTLQEAKALGKLLEDDIDCRIKRYSKCLSQCSKNYREWLVDDYKLKLVLLTGKKYREKIMNEPDED
- a CDS encoding DUF6155 family protein, encoding MSKRDLKKYLAELNKEQLEEQIMELYEKFSPVKVYYNFVFNPKEETLLQECKLKISNEYYPVKKSGRRSKPKMRRSVAQKYIKHFILLGVDPFIIADVMLYNIEIAQTFSSEHVIKQDLFFKSMFNSFEQAVIFLIANGILNDFKTRIIGIHTETIEQKWFNEPEFNAIIERFEY
- a CDS encoding DUF3817 domain-containing protein, producing MLKIFKVTALVEGISALLLFFFAMPMKYIFNDPIYVKHIGMAHGVLFTAYIIMATILKFSEKWDFKKYFIICIASIPPFGTFYIEKKYLRNV
- a CDS encoding mechanosensitive ion channel family protein, coding for MYKLIEKIFNFLYPIFRKWGLGSSFASYLSLLINIVVLCVLAYAIYVVFRLVLVTIMAVIAQKTKTKFDDLLVTNKTAKYIAHLIPLLFIYKSVPIILERYEYWEGVFGKLVGIYIVMLVLWIIRTIFNALRDYLKLKPRYSDKPIDSFIQVIMIVLWAVGITVIISKLFDIDQKELLTILGAVSAVIILIFRDTILGFVSSVQVSINDMVRIGDWITMDKFGADGDVIEINLATVKVRNFDNTTTTIPTYSLSSDSFQNWRGMLNSDGRRIKRHILIKTSSIRFLEEAELSDLKKIHLISDYIDSRKLEIDEYNALNKIDKSIAINGRNLTNLGLFRKYITEYLFNYPGLNKDMLMLCRQLQSTSHGVPLEIYAFSHDKRFENYEYIMSDIFDHIIASAGYFDLEIFETATENKSTT